In Candidatus Manganitrophus noduliformans, the sequence AAATCCTTATGGAATACAAAAAACTTGGGTTAACTGATTTGGTGGTCTCCCGGATCGGGTTCGGCTGTTGGGCGATCGGCGGACACGGTTATGGGAAAGTCGATGACCGGCAGTCGATCAATGCCATCCGTGCCGCATTGGATTTAGGGATCAACTTTTTCGATACGGCCGATGTCTATGGTTTCGGTCACTCAGAAGAGATCCTTTCAAAGGGACTTGGGTTTTCTCGGAATGATGTGGTTGTCGCAACAAAGTTTGGTGTTGCCTGGGATAGCAACGGAAATACTTATCACGATTGCAGTCCTAAAAGAGCGGTGGAGGCACTTGAGGGGAGTTTACGTCGATTAAGGCTAGACTGCATCCCTTTGTACCAAATTCATTGGCATGACAACGTCACGCCGATATATGAGACGTTGGAGGCTTTGAGAAAGTGTCAGGAGTCCGGAAAAATACGTTACATCAGTTGCTCCAATTTTTCGATTGACCTCGTTAGAGAGGCGATCAAAGTCCACCGGATTGAATCATTACAGTGTTTGTATAACATCATCCAGCGGGATACTGAACGCGACATGGCTGAGTGCCATGATCAATTTAGCCTCGGTATCATCGTCTATGGACTGCTGGCCCGTGGTTTGCTCTCGGGCAAATACAGCCTGGGCAGCCAGTTTGGAGAGAATGATACCCGTAGCAAATGCGAATTATTCAAAGGGGAGAACCTCAAAAAAAATCTTCATTTTGTAGAAACGCTAAAGCGGATCGGCTTACTTTATGGAAAAACAAGTGCTCAGGTAGCGATCCGATTCGTACTGGAGAATCCGGTCGTTACATGCGCGATTACAGGTAATAAAACGAGAGAGCAAGTAGAAGAAAATGTGTCAGCATTAAATTGGAAGCTAAAGCAAGAAGATCTCCAAGCGCTTCAGCCATCCGATGAGTGTTATAACCTTAAATAGAAGGAGAGATAACATTGAGCCATAACGTGTCTTTTGTTGACCCTAAAAAGAATTATCAGAGTATCAAGGAGGAAATCGACGAAGCTTATTTCGATGTGATGTCGAACGGAGATTTAATTGATCGGCGCCACCTGAAATCGTTCGAAGAAAATTTAGCTAGGTTTGTCGGAACCCGCTACGCGGTGGGTTTAAACAGTGGCTATGATGCGCTCCATATGTCTTTGCGCGCGGCCGGCATCGGGCCTGGAGACGAGGTGATTGTTCCGGCTCATACTTTTGTTGCAACGGCATCTGCGGTGGTGAATGTCGGGGCAACCCCGGTCCTGGTCGACGTTGCCAAAGATTTCAATATCAACATTGACCTCATTGAAGCGGCGATTACGGATCGGACAAGGGCGCTTATGCCGGTGCATCTGAGCGGACATATGGCGAACATGGTCCGTGTGATGGAAATCGCCGATCAATATAATCTGATTGTGATTGAGGACGCCTGTCAAAGTCTTGGCGCCAGCCTG encodes:
- a CDS encoding aldo/keto reductase; this translates as MEYKKLGLTDLVVSRIGFGCWAIGGHGYGKVDDRQSINAIRAALDLGINFFDTADVYGFGHSEEILSKGLGFSRNDVVVATKFGVAWDSNGNTYHDCSPKRAVEALEGSLRRLRLDCIPLYQIHWHDNVTPIYETLEALRKCQESGKIRYISCSNFSIDLVREAIKVHRIESLQCLYNIIQRDTERDMAECHDQFSLGIIVYGLLARGLLSGKYSLGSQFGENDTRSKCELFKGENLKKNLHFVETLKRIGLLYGKTSAQVAIRFVLENPVVTCAITGNKTREQVEENVSALNWKLKQEDLQALQPSDECYNLK